DNA from Salmo trutta chromosome 14, fSalTru1.1, whole genome shotgun sequence:
gcacactcttgcctgcagtAGCGTATAtaggatgtaatcattagtccaacagttgtaaACAATAGTTTCTGTTGGACAAATGCAGGTATGGTAATCCCCgtttcgtttgcttccgtttaagagacgtttttcaacagaatcggcagaatgaatacatccctgatcacagcagccacgttgtattcattcTAGCTTGTATGCACTattctcctctcacctttttccttcgtttgtggacttcaatgaacaacGCATCAGCTGTacgtgaccaggcgaaaaaacctttccaaaccaAACCATGTCATAAACGCTACACACGGCCTACATCGTTGttcccatattagctaaagtaaggtCCTAGTCAAcgtagctaatagaactaatgcgttagtaaacccgctacaatcatgcagtaacatgTATATTCAGTAAGCAAATACACCAGAGGgcccccggtggcaataaattaataaaaccaaaagcttaccttgacttggaagagttccagtgcggtgttggatagtcatagccagctagataacatagcatccctctgagacgggtgtttgagtaactaaactatccagctgcatttgctagctaagtaagtgaaacttaCGAAATCTCTCTcgcttgcttctccttcatttaagaaattaatttgttgaaaactgttctACTATTATCTTTCTCTTTGAggcaactactcaccacattttatgcactgcagtgctaactAGCTGTAGTTTATATGTTCAGTACTAGTTTCATTCTCtggtcctttgattgggtggacaccatttcagttcatgctgcaagagctctgataggttggaggacgtcctctggaagttgtcataaatactgtgtaagtctatggaagggggtgagaaccatgagcctcctaggtgttgttttgaagtcaatgtaccaagaggaggacagaagctagctgtcctctggctacaccatagtgctaccctacagagtgttgttgaggctactgtagaccttcattgcaaaacagtgtgttttaataaattatttggtgactttaatatatttggtatagttttatctaaaaaggataaccttttctatgttttaccatttttatttttatgaaatacactgaggaggatggtcctcctctgaggagcctccactgatggaTAAAAGAGCACCTGGGAAATGCTGAGTAAGCTTCAGGCAAACATTACAGAACATTGTagatagaaatgtcatgaataAAGCTGACATGATTCCTGATTCTAtatgtcagagaggcatgtttgttttACATATTATATTTCTATCAGTGTTGTGTACTGCTGAATGCACAACATTCCCACCCagtacacactggttgaatcaatgttgcttctatgtcatttcaatgaaattacattgaaccaacgtggattaatgttgaattgatgtctgtgcccagtaggtTGAGTATGAATATAGTGGAAATGTTAATGTGTTAGAAGCCTTGTCCCTATGAGGATAACTGAGGATATTTTTTATCCATCTGTACATGGGCGGTGAGATACTTCCCTCTATTAAAGTGTTGCTGCTATTATATCACTGATCCTTGCTGTGGAGGCCAATGCAGCAGTGTCTGAAAAAGCAGCTGTGCTTGATGGGGCCGGGGCCAACTCAACCTGGGAGACAGAGTGTATCTGCACTGTACCACTCAACTTAAGCTTCTCACACACTGacggacacccacacacactgacgcatacatgcaggcacacatacacgcacatacaGGCAGATGCACATATGCATTTACagacgcatgcatgcacgcacatcCACAAACACACGtggatgacgtggatgtcgattaaggcagccccccgcacctctgattcagagggaatGGGTTAATGGGGAAGACACATTTTGGCTGaaagcattcagttgtgcaactgactaggtatcccctttcccttttacCCTACTCCCCCCAGTAATCAGGGGACTGGGAGACTCATTACACCAGACGAAGAAGCTTTCCGCTTTTCCTTCCGACCAACTGCACCTCATCAGACCcggacacacacaaaaaaaaagaaacaaagacagaaagagaaagaagaaaagAGAAAATATTCTGAAATCCATCCAAAAGAAATGAGTCGTAAACATGGCTTTTTCATCAAGTTTGCCCTAATCAAGAGGCAGGTGCTAGCTCCACACAAAAGCCATGTAGCAGTGTGTGAAGGAGCTATTCAGGGACAGTTAAAGTGGGTTTTCTCCTCCAGCATTGGAGCAGTAAGACAagcagtgagagaaaaagagagcgaggcaaacacacagaacagtggCCACAGGCACTGGGAAACACTCGAGTCTGACAGCAGGCTGGCTgagagactggctggctggcgttGAGCACTCAACTCCCCCACAAGACGTGGGTGGCAGATTAAAAACCGCCTGGATCCCACCTCATGTGTGTTTGCACCTAGACAGATCCAAATAGAGAGGTACATAAAAAGTATTTGCGCTCGCTTGGCCTCCGGTAGTTGGTGAATGAGACATGAGATGGAGAAGCCCGAGTTGCCAAACCctaatcacaaacacaaacaaacaaataggAGCCCAGAGGTCCATCATAAATGGCATCCCTTTTATAAATCAACGTCTGCAGTGTGTGGGATTGATCCTGTGATGGAATTTCCAGGCAGGTAGATAGATGACTTAGGCTGGGGTTCAGACATGCCTGTCTTTCTGGGTGGCAGCTGTAGGGCTGATAGACTAGGgtaatgtcccaaatggcaccctattccctttgtaatGTACTACCAGTctacttatgggccctggtcaaaagtagtacacagTCTCTTAGCTCGTATTAAAGTGTTGCTGCTGTTATGTCACTGATCCTTGCTGTGGAGGGTAACTTTGGAATGCAGTCTGGGGGTTAGACCACACTTGATTCACTGCATTGTCCCCTGGAGTTTCTAACTGTGACCACACGCTGGTCAGATACTACAGGTGAGGCCATTGATGAGCAGAGGCTCATTGGCAGTGCATTGGCACCCTCCATAGGTTACAGCCAGGACTGGTAGTCAGCCAGAAATTACATTAATTTAAGGTACAATCTGCAATATGTACAGCTGTTGATCATTTTAACTAAAGAGGCAATTTGGGATTGATACATGCATTCTTTATGGCTATATGTTTGATGGCTATAACAATgaattatactgtatatagccatcaCTTCTGGAAGAATATAAGTTATAAATACCTCATGAGATTAGTATTCCAATAGTTTTACCAGATCATAACCTAAAGTATaaggttgttttactccatttttTGGGGTTAAAAAACAATGCATAGCTTCAAAACATGTTCAATACTACAATTTTCATTTCATGGactgtcagtccttgcatccatagctccaaATTGAAAGTGGTTGGTTTAAATGTCTCCCCATTCCTCAGCTTCATAGCAAACCAAGGAGTCGCTGAATAACAAATTAGAATATTCCCCTGACCACAGGTGAAGAATCAGTGGTATTCATTGAATTAAGAAACAACTACCTTAATAATCTAAATTAAGAAAAAATAGATTATGTTGTAAACCTGTGGAAAATAAAACTACTACATTACCTTGTAACAAGTCATGCTATAATACCCCTTTTAGATTAAGTACAATAATTTAAACCCCAGGTTGTACAATTTTGTTTTTATAAAGCACATTTTTTTAAACTTCTATTCTTTTGGTAAACGCAACCATATGTCCCATTGAAATGAGATCCAAGGAAGGAGAGAAACAGAATGACAGCTCACCTGAAAAACACTAGAAACAGAGGCCCGAATATGGCAAAAAAAACAGAGGCCCGAATATTACACCCTAAAAGATTCTTCAGCCATATCTCATAAGTCCTGTCCATTCAATGGAGTGTGGTGATTCACATTTTCTCTACTAACTTGAAACAGACTTGTCAGATGACCAAAGAGGAACAAATTCATTAATCCTGATTAGTATTTCTCTCAAAGTCCTCTCTAGGGAACGAAATTAGTCAGTTTAACGGTGGTTCTTGCCAATAATGGAGACACAGAGAATAAACAAATACATCTTCAGGGAGGGAAAATTGCAACCATGTTTATTCTGCTTTGGACAATTATTTTGTATATTAACGAATTGACTTTGATCACTATTTCCCCAAAAAGTGCCTCAAGACAAAAATCTCCCAAACCAAACATCATGCTGAGCAGAGAGAGTATCTAAGTGAGTCTCGCACAATGCCTATAAGGCAGCTTCAATGGCACGCAGAAACCATTCCAACATCTAAGGAACAAACATCCCTAGGCTGACATTGCCACAGAAAATAAAAGCTGTCCAATTACTCTCCGAAAGATTTAAAAGGAAGTAGATTGGCTGACTTTGAGTAAACATTGGTTTCTCTCCAATCAAAGAAGTAGCTGAAAAGTGCCATCTAGTAGGATGCCTTGGTGGCGACTCGGGAAGCGAAGTGAGCTTTATCTGGGACAAACATGGGACATAGAGACGAACTTCCGGTAACCGACCCAGAGAACATCCATAAAGCTGTCCATAAGGGCCATGACGAAGCCCACCTACCcccggggagagagggagaacagacaaagacaaatcaaatctaattttactggtcacatacacatggttagcagatgttaatgcgagtgtagcgaaatgcttgtgcttctagttaacAGTAATCTAAcaaactaccttatacacacatatatacacacacaaatgtaaagggatgaatataATATGTACATAGGGAcaaagaaatggagagagagagagggacaaagaaagagcgagagcaaaagaaagaggggggacaacatgaggacacagagagagagagagacagcatagggacaaaaaaagagagagagatgaagagggactAAGGGAAAGGAAGACAAGACACAGAACAAGAGGGGAACAGATatagaaaaagagaaagaacagGGTGGGTGAGGGAAAACTAGTGGGTGTCAATGGGGACTCATCCCCTTGCTGTTTGACGTTTGGCTGGGGAGACTGAAACAGGAGCCATAGCGTCCTATTACCAATGGGTTATCTTCGTGCTGGATATCAGTCCCTCTCCTCACGCTCGCATCATTTGGGTTCAATCAAAGAAATCAACTCGGGCACGATTGTCTTGGTCTCTGTTAAAATTGTGGGCCTTGCTCCATCCAAGGCAGGCCAATCAATGCACATAAACGAGTACATAGATACATCACAATGTGTGGCTATAGCAGTCAAAATAAAGAGATTGCAGATGTACATGCATCAGATCCCTTATGTTGATAAAATTGAGTAAAATATATTGCTGTTGATAGGAGTAAATGTACCATGCTGTCATGTTTGTGTTTGCTACTCTTGATTGAGCTATGATAATTCCAACACAGTGAAAGTACATAAAAAGTGTCAAAGAAGGGTCTAATTCATATACTTTAATATCTTTCCTTGCAACCTAACATGTCAAATCATGTCTGAAACTTCAATTTCACAATGtagatatcacacacacacgcacatattgGAAAAAAGTGAGTTGGAGCCCAGCTGCTGGCTGATAGATGTGTCAAACCTAGAAAAGGTTCCCTTGGTGGATGTGGCCATGGTCTGATTCAAATCTATATATGGCCTGTAATGGAGCCCATCGCATCTCATTACATGGACAGTTACAGAAATGTGAACCCTCAAACTGCTTCCAGTCAACCAAATCTTGTTTGGACCTGAAAAGCCCAGGGAGTGAATATTTTCCTTTGGCTATTAGTTGTTCTGTGTGTAACCCCTGATTTATGATGGATGAGGTTGATAATTATCTTCCAAGCTTATTGTTATTTTGCATTTCTGTTTCGTATAAACAGTATGGGGTAAAAATAAACTGTGTTTATCCGATTGACAGAGTGATAACTGGAAGTGTTCTTATTTTTCTTGGTTCTAGCTGATCTTGTGTCGGGTAGTACGCTCTGGGAGGTACCCATAGATCTCTTTGGATCTTTCTCCAACCACACGACTAGCCTGGAATGGGAGCCACAGTGTCAGTATCCCCACCTGCAGGACGGCATCAGAATCACAGCCGACATTCCCCCAAGACTGGAGGGCAGCTGGGTGTCAACAAGGCAAGTGTTGTCCAAATAAAGTTTAGAACGGTACAGGCTATTTCCTGAATATGTACCATTTATGTCTATCACGTCCTTTGCAATCTAATGATGAATATGGGAAACTCTTCCACAACTGTCATCTTTTTTGTCTTTGTGGAAGTGTGCTCGGTCAATGAGCCTCAAGGTGAATCAGAAGGTTGTTGTTTGCATAAGACACCCAGATAATTAATTATTTCATCACATATCATTAAGGTCATTCAATCAATCATCCACCCAGCTAGCTGCTAAAATGGAACTGACAACCTCCCTTCAACCTCTTTCTCCCGAGTAGATGTGAAGTTCGGCCTGGCCCTGAGTTCCTGACCCGTTCCTACACCTTCTACCCAAGCCGCCTGTTCAAAGCCCTGCAACACTACTACACTGACAGTGGGTGCGAGGAACCCGCATACTCTCTGGTGGTCCGGGGCAAGCTCCGTCTGCGCCAAGCGTCCTGGATCACCCGGGGTGCCACCAAGACCGAGCACCACCTCCACAAAGTGGGCATTGTCATCCACAGCCCAGGTGCAATGCACCAGCTGGCTGCCCGCCTACCCTCCGTGTGTGTGGGCCTCACCTTGGGTGGCATGGTGCCCGGGCGCCTGTACGAGCTGTACAACGCCCGGGCAGGGAGGGACTGTCTGGGTGCCTCGGGGTACTCAATGATGGAGTTGGGCTTGGTGAGAGTGGAGACCCAGCATCAGCCCCATGGAGGTCTGGTTCAGGAGCTCTTCCTTGGGGACGTGCACACAGACTGGACCCAGAGGACATACTATCGACCAATGGGCTACCAGCAGccactgcagaatgctatggtgaGATTATGGACTCCCCATTAATAAGAGACATGTAGATCAAGGCAGGGattttattaaaatgtatttcagGACATTGTAAGTGAATTtggtaattctctctctctctatccattctTCATCTGATGCTGAATACCTTCCACAGTGATAAACGAACTAACTGAAACATAAAACAGTGTCCCAACCTCCAAACAAGCATACTACTTTATGGTCAATACAAGGCTTCATATTAACTAACCTGCCATTTTGGATGACAGTTCTACTGTATAACCCTAATCTTTCTATTTCCACCAGCACCACATCCACCCCTGCCCAGCGTGCGCCTTGCTGTTCCGGGCATCAGAACAGCGCCCCCCCGTGTTACCCCATGTCCCTGCAGCAACGCCTCTGTCCTTGGACGGCCGATGGGTGAGCCAACGCTGCGAAGCCCGGCCCGCCGTCCTCTTCCTCACCCGAGACTTCACCTTCCGCCCAGATGAACATTCCTGGGAAGGCCTCTACCGCCACTACTCGGAACCCACTTGCAGCCAGCCCACCTTCACCCTGCGGGCTTCGGGCCACTACGCCCAGGGAGGCCCCTCAGCCAAAGTGGCGGGAGGGACTGAGTTCGTCTTCAAGGTAACCCGGGTCAGAGTCACCGTTCTGGAAGGGGCCACGGCCAGGGTGCTCAACGAGACCAGGCGGGGCAGCTGCGGGAAGGCGGGGGGGTGGGAGGTGGGAGTGGAGCAGGACGTGACCCCCACGGATGGGTGTACCGTCCTGGGGATCAAGCTGCCGCACAAGGAGTACGAGCTGTTCAAGACGGAGCTGGACCATCGACGGCGCTCTCTGCTGTTCATCGGGCAGAGGCCGACGGATGGCTCCAGCCCTGACCGGCCCCAGAAGAGGCCCACGTCTTACCAGGCCGCCCTGGTGCATTGTAGCGAGGAAGACACCCCCACGTTGCAACGCCACACCAACCAGCTCAAGCTAGCAGCTAGTGGAACCAATAACCTACCACGGCTCCCTGGCTTTGTCCTAGTGCTGGTCTCTTTACTGTGGGTTTGGTACTGTGTTCTAGAGACAAACTGAACATTGGAGAAGAACACACAAACGATGGTGGAGCTGCACGCGGTCTATTAGGAAACTCCATGTGGTCCTCCTCAATATCATGATAATGCCAGACCACATAATAGATGGCCAAAGCCATCTTCAAGAAAACTGTACATAGACTGTCAGTGTATTCATGTTGCATATCTATCATATTATATGTGTATCATTTTGTTTTCTTTTAAACCggagatgccttttggcaaatgtTCAAGTCACGTAAGCGCTCCTTTTCTAAAGAGTGGCAGATTCATACTTAGGAAAGGCGTGCATTTCCTATGtacttctcagtatttggtattcagacttaccttattccGTCACGTAACGTGCTCTGCAGGTTTGGCTACCTTCCGCGCTCCCAATAAATGTAATTCATCCAATGAAAACCCtccccacttgctggccaacagattttctcatggaattgtcattcaatagggttttcacatagagaatgatagaggcttCTAGCTGCCAAAAGGCCCTATAAGCATGGGGAGCGCCATTgggggcttccaccattttaatgtagtcaacttggtgggacttccaacttcattggctgatccctcctggtgaccccgTTAGAGTTATGTCcaaccaggtcatcaggagggatcagccaatcatAAAGAAGAAAATAGAATACTTCAAAACGGAGATAGCATGGGCGGCGCCATTGAGGCTATCACAGACGCTATGATGGCACAGATAAAAAGATGAGTTCTCTATCAATATCTATGGGTTTTCAATACATTTACGGTAAGCCATTCCCAGGGTTGgagagtaacggattacatggggattacaaaaaaacgttaactgtaatccgttacgttaccatcaaaaatattgtaatcagattacagatacttttgaaaaactacagtgagggaaaaaagtatttgatcccctgctgattttgtacgtttgcccactgacaaagaaatgatcagtctataattttaatggtaggtttatttgaacagtgagagacagaataacaacaaacaaatccagaaaaatgcatgtcaaaaatgttagaaattgatttgcattttaatgagggaaataagtatttgaccccctctcaatcagaaagatttctggctcccaggtgtcttttatacaggtaacgagctgagattaggagcacactctaaaagggagtgctcctaatctcagtttgttacctgtataaaagacacctgtccacagaagcaatcaattaatcagattccaaactctccaccatggccaagaccaaagagctctccaaggatgtcagggacaagattgtagacctacacaaggctggaatgggctacaagaccatcgccaagcagcttggtgagaaggtgacaacagttggtgcgattattcgcaaatggaagaaacacaaaagaactgtcaatctccctcggcctggggctccatgcaagatctcacctcgtggagttgcaatgatcatgagaacggtgaggaatcagcccagaactacacgggaggatcttgtcaatgatctcaaggcagctgggaccatagtcaccaagaaaacaattgctaacacactacgccgtgaaggactgaaatcctgcagcgcccacaaggtcctcttgctcaagaaagcacatatacatgcccgtctgaagtttgtcaatgaacatctgaatgattcagaggacaactgggtgaaagtgttgtggtcagatgagaccaaaatggagctctttggcatcaacttaactcgccgtgtttggaggaggaatgctgcctatgaccccaagaacaccatccccactgtcaaacatggaggtgaaaacattatgctttgggggtgtttttctgctaaggggacaggacaacttcactgcatcaaagggacgatggacggggccatgtaccgtcaaatcttgggtgagaacctccttccatcagccaggtattccagcatgacaatgacccaaaacccacggccaaggcaacaaaggagttgctcaagaagaagcacattaaggtcctggagtggcctagccagtctccagaccttaatcccatagaaaatctgtggagggagctgaaggttcgagttgccaaacgtcagcctca
Protein-coding regions in this window:
- the LOC115208385 gene encoding protein APCDD1-like, with amino-acid sequence MSKGHFTRLLRGLWVLWLWQADLVSGSTLWEVPIDLFGSFSNHTTSLEWEPQCQYPHLQDGIRITADIPPRLEGSWVSTRCEVRPGPEFLTRSYTFYPSRLFKALQHYYTDSGCEEPAYSLVVRGKLRLRQASWITRGATKTEHHLHKVGIVIHSPGAMHQLAARLPSVCVGLTLGGMVPGRLYELYNARAGRDCLGASGYSMMELGLVRVETQHQPHGGLVQELFLGDVHTDWTQRTYYRPMGYQQPLQNAMHHIHPCPACALLFRASEQRPPVLPHVPAATPLSLDGRWVSQRCEARPAVLFLTRDFTFRPDEHSWEGLYRHYSEPTCSQPTFTLRASGHYAQGGPSAKVAGGTEFVFKVTRVRVTVLEGATARVLNETRRGSCGKAGGWEVGVEQDVTPTDGCTVLGIKLPHKEYELFKTELDHRRRSLLFIGQRPTDGSSPDRPQKRPTSYQAALVHCSEEDTPTLQRHTNQLKLAASGTNNLPRLPGFVLVLVSLLWVWYCVLETN